One window of Nicotiana tomentosiformis chromosome 11, ASM39032v3, whole genome shotgun sequence genomic DNA carries:
- the LOC104118305 gene encoding serine/arginine-rich splicing factor RS31-like isoform X2, which produces MRPIFCGNVEYNARQSELERLFRRYGKVDRVDMKSGFAFVYMDDERDAEDAIRGLDRIEFGRKGRRLRIEWSKEERSSRRPESSRKSSSSVKPSKTLFVINFDPHNTRSRDIERHFDPYGKILNIRIRRNFAFVQYETQEDASRALDATHMSKLMDQVITVEYANKDDDDRRTGFSPDRNRDRGGLKRGYDRDRSRSPYGRERGSPDYGRGRVRSPSPLRHGRSSPDYGRGASPNPNHRERNSEYGRGHSPSMRKERNPDQGNGHSPNPRRLRAGSENGHVSSPPEEGMLDDRRASPSPPRGRREKQSPDGYHGRSPRSKPEEIDSPGYAAAESPLPERHRSDSPPARERSRS; this is translated from the exons ATGAGGCCAATTTTCTGTGGGAATGTTGAATATAACGCCAGACAGTCAGAGTTGGAGAGGCTTTTCAGAAGATATGGAAAGGTGGATAGGGTGGATATGAAATCTG GTTTTGCTTTTGTTTATATGGACGATGAAAGAGATGCAGAAGATGCTATTCGTGGACTTGACCGAATAGAATTTGGTAGAAAGGGCCGCAGACTTCGCATTGAGTGGTCAAAG GAAGAGCGTAGCAGTAGGAGGCCAGAGAGCTCTAGGAAATCTTCATCTAGCGTCAAACCTTCGAAGACTTTGTTTGTCATAAATTTTGATCCACATAATACTAGGAGCAGGGATATAGAGAGGCACTTCGATCCGTATGgaaaaatactcaatataaggATTAGAAGGAATTTTGCGTTTGTCCAATATGAAACGCAGGAGGATGCTTCTAGAGCCTTGGATGCTACACACATGAG TAAACTGATGGATCAAGTCATTACAGTTGAATATGCAAATAAAGATGATGATGACAGGAGAACTGGGTTTAGTCCTGATAGAAACCGTGATAGGGGTGGTCTCAAGAGAGGTTATGACCGAGATCGATCTCGGAGTCCTTATGGAAGAGAGAGGGGAAGTCCTGATTACGGTCGTGGTCGGGTCCGTAGCCCAAGTCCACTCCGTCATGGTAGGTCAAGTCCTGATTATGGTCGTGGCGCTAGTCCAAATCCCAATCATAGGGAAAGGAATTCTGAGTATGGTCGTGGCCATAGTCCAAGCATGAGAAAGGAGAGGAACCCTGATCAAGGAAATGGTCATAGCCCAAACCCTAGGAGGCTGAGAGCTGGTTCTGAAAATGGCCATGTGAGCAGTCCACCGGAGGAAGGAATGTTGGATGATCGTAGAGCCAGCCCTAGTCCTCCAAGGGGGAGGAGAGAGAAACAGAGCCCAGATGGTTATCACGGTCGCAGCCCAAGGTCTAAACCTGAAGAAATTGATAGTCCTGGATATGCTGCAGCAGAAAGCCCTCTTCCAGAACGACACAGGAG CGATTCACCTCCAGCTAGAGAAAGATCTCGCTCCTAA
- the LOC104118305 gene encoding serine/arginine-rich splicing factor RS41-like isoform X1, whose product MDDERDAEDAIRGLDRIEFGRKGRRLRIEWSKEERSSRRPESSRKSSSSVKPSKTLFVINFDPHNTRSRDIERHFDPYGKILNIRIRRNFAFVQYETQEDASRALDATHMSKLMDQVITVEYANKDDDDRRTGFSPDRNRDRGGLKRGYDRDRSRSPYGRERGSPDYGRGRVRSPSPLRHGRSSPDYGRGASPNPNHRERNSEYGRGHSPSMRKERNPDQGNGHSPNPRRLRAGSENGHVSSPPEEGMLDDRRASPSPPRGRREKQSPDGYHGRSPRSKPEEIDSPGYAAAESPLPERHRSDSPPARERSRS is encoded by the exons ATGGACGATGAAAGAGATGCAGAAGATGCTATTCGTGGACTTGACCGAATAGAATTTGGTAGAAAGGGCCGCAGACTTCGCATTGAGTGGTCAAAG GAAGAGCGTAGCAGTAGGAGGCCAGAGAGCTCTAGGAAATCTTCATCTAGCGTCAAACCTTCGAAGACTTTGTTTGTCATAAATTTTGATCCACATAATACTAGGAGCAGGGATATAGAGAGGCACTTCGATCCGTATGgaaaaatactcaatataaggATTAGAAGGAATTTTGCGTTTGTCCAATATGAAACGCAGGAGGATGCTTCTAGAGCCTTGGATGCTACACACATGAG TAAACTGATGGATCAAGTCATTACAGTTGAATATGCAAATAAAGATGATGATGACAGGAGAACTGGGTTTAGTCCTGATAGAAACCGTGATAGGGGTGGTCTCAAGAGAGGTTATGACCGAGATCGATCTCGGAGTCCTTATGGAAGAGAGAGGGGAAGTCCTGATTACGGTCGTGGTCGGGTCCGTAGCCCAAGTCCACTCCGTCATGGTAGGTCAAGTCCTGATTATGGTCGTGGCGCTAGTCCAAATCCCAATCATAGGGAAAGGAATTCTGAGTATGGTCGTGGCCATAGTCCAAGCATGAGAAAGGAGAGGAACCCTGATCAAGGAAATGGTCATAGCCCAAACCCTAGGAGGCTGAGAGCTGGTTCTGAAAATGGCCATGTGAGCAGTCCACCGGAGGAAGGAATGTTGGATGATCGTAGAGCCAGCCCTAGTCCTCCAAGGGGGAGGAGAGAGAAACAGAGCCCAGATGGTTATCACGGTCGCAGCCCAAGGTCTAAACCTGAAGAAATTGATAGTCCTGGATATGCTGCAGCAGAAAGCCCTCTTCCAGAACGACACAGGAG CGATTCACCTCCAGCTAGAGAAAGATCTCGCTCCTAA